In Pseudomonas sp. R76, one genomic interval encodes:
- the tauC gene encoding taurine ABC transporter permease TauC: MSSYELPVTAAKPVAHPVIPVRRSLSTRWISVLTLVALLAIWWAVTATGLIEPLFLPPPSAVLQKGWLLATTGYMDSTLWQHLGASLQRIGLGLGFAVLTAVPVGIAIGANRIARGILDPLIEFYRPIPPLAYLPLIVIWCGIGELSKVLLIYLAIFAPIAIATATGVRTVDPAKLRAAQSLGATRAQLIRHVILPSALPDILTGVRIGLGVGWSTLVAAELIAATSGLGFMVQSAAQFLVTDVVVLGILVIALIAFAMEMGLRALQRKLVPWHGQAH, encoded by the coding sequence ATGAGCAGTTACGAACTCCCCGTCACCGCCGCCAAGCCGGTGGCCCACCCCGTGATTCCGGTGCGTCGCAGCCTGAGCACACGCTGGATCAGCGTACTTACCTTGGTCGCCTTGCTGGCGATCTGGTGGGCGGTGACCGCCACGGGCTTGATCGAACCGCTATTCCTGCCGCCACCGTCCGCCGTGCTGCAAAAAGGCTGGCTGCTGGCGACCACGGGCTACATGGATTCCACCTTGTGGCAGCACTTGGGCGCAAGCCTGCAGCGCATTGGTCTGGGTCTCGGCTTTGCGGTGCTGACGGCCGTGCCGGTGGGCATTGCCATTGGCGCAAACCGTATCGCACGCGGCATTCTCGACCCGCTGATTGAGTTCTATCGGCCGATTCCGCCGCTGGCCTATCTGCCGCTGATCGTGATCTGGTGCGGCATCGGCGAGCTGTCCAAGGTACTGCTGATTTACCTGGCGATCTTCGCGCCCATTGCCATCGCCACCGCGACCGGCGTGCGCACCGTCGACCCGGCCAAATTGCGCGCTGCGCAGTCGTTGGGTGCCACCCGTGCCCAGCTGATTCGCCATGTAATCCTGCCGAGCGCCCTGCCCGACATTCTGACCGGCGTGCGCATCGGCCTCGGTGTGGGCTGGTCGACATTGGTAGCGGCCGAGTTGATCGCGGCCACCAGCGGCTTGGGTTTCATGGTGCAGTCGGCGGCGCAGTTCCTCGTCACCGACGTTGTAGTGCTGGGGATTTTGGTGATCGCCCTGATCGCCTTCGCCATGGAAATGGGCCTGCGCGCCCTGCAGCGTAAATTGGTGCCTTGGCATGGCCAGGCACACTGA
- the ompR gene encoding osmolarity response regulator transcription factor OmpR, translating to MSSTAQTAEGEKILIVDDDPGLSSLLERFFNSKGYRARAVPNTEQMDRLLGREVFNLVVLDLMLPGEDGLTACKRLRGANNQIPIIMLTAKGDELSRIKGLELGADDYLAKPFNPDELMARVKAVLRRQAAPVPGAPGSEDESVTFGDYELSLATRELKRGEEVHMLTTGEFAVLKALVMNARQPLTRDKLMNLARGREWDALERSIDVQISRLRRMIEPDPSKPRYIQTVWGVGYVFVPDGTATK from the coding sequence ATGAGCAGCACTGCACAAACTGCTGAAGGCGAAAAAATTCTCATCGTTGACGACGATCCGGGGCTGAGCAGCCTGCTGGAGCGCTTCTTCAACTCCAAGGGCTACCGTGCCCGCGCGGTGCCGAACACCGAGCAGATGGACCGCCTGTTGGGGCGTGAAGTGTTCAATCTGGTCGTGCTCGACCTGATGCTGCCCGGCGAAGACGGCCTCACCGCCTGCAAACGCCTGCGCGGTGCGAACAACCAGATTCCAATCATCATGCTCACCGCCAAGGGCGATGAGCTGAGCCGCATCAAGGGCCTCGAGCTGGGCGCTGATGACTACCTGGCCAAGCCGTTCAATCCGGACGAGCTGATGGCACGGGTCAAAGCCGTATTGCGCCGCCAGGCTGCCCCGGTCCCGGGCGCGCCGGGCAGCGAAGATGAAAGCGTCACCTTTGGCGACTACGAACTGTCGCTGGCAACCCGTGAGCTCAAGCGTGGCGAAGAAGTGCACATGCTGACCACCGGCGAATTCGCCGTGCTCAAGGCTCTGGTGATGAACGCTCGCCAACCGCTGACGCGCGATAAGCTGATGAACCTGGCCCGTGGTCGGGAATGGGACGCCCTGGAGCGCTCCATCGACGTGCAGATTTCCCGTCTGCGCCGCATGATCGAGCCGGACCCGTCCAAGCCGCGTTATATCCAGACGGTGTGGGGCGTGGGTTATGTGTTTGTGCCGGATGGCACTGCAACCAAGTAA
- a CDS encoding PaaI family thioesterase, with protein sequence MEIPAGLTQSAFSELIGCRLQRLEEGVAEVALTLEPHLRNRAGKLHGGAIFSLVDITMGLACSSAHGFDQQSATIECKINYIRAVSDGDVLCTSRVIHAGRRTLVVEADVFQDEKLVAKAQGTFAVL encoded by the coding sequence ATGGAAATCCCGGCCGGTTTGACCCAGAGCGCGTTCAGCGAACTGATCGGCTGCCGCCTTCAACGCCTTGAAGAAGGCGTTGCCGAGGTGGCCCTGACCCTGGAGCCGCACCTGCGCAACCGCGCGGGCAAGCTCCATGGCGGGGCAATTTTCAGCCTGGTGGACATCACCATGGGGCTGGCCTGTTCCAGCGCCCATGGTTTCGACCAGCAGAGCGCGACCATCGAGTGCAAAATCAACTATATCCGCGCCGTGTCGGATGGCGATGTGTTGTGCACCAGCCGCGTGATTCACGCTGGCCGACGTACGTTGGTGGTGGAGGCGGACGTGTTTCAGGACGAAAAACTGGTCGCAAAAGCACAAGGCACCTTCGCTGTCCTATAG
- the gshA gene encoding glutamate--cysteine ligase, with the protein MSELLNRRLALLGKREHLSLLEQCLHGIERECLRVTGEGRLAQTPHPEALGAALTNELITTDYSESLLEFITPALPNPADTLSSLDKIHRFAYSKLGNEYLWSPSMPCPLPAEEDIPIAYYGTSNIGQLKYVYRKGLALRYGKTMQCIAGIHYNFSLPEELWPLLKATEGFVGTDRDYQSTAYIALIRNFRRYSWLLMYLFGASPALDAGFLRGRSHQLEVLDADTLYLPYATSLRMSDLGYQSNAQAGLTPCYNDLSSYTDSLREAVATPYAPYVEVGTHKDGEWVQLNTNILQIENEYYSNIRPKRVTYTGERPIQALMARGIQYIEVRCLDINPFLPMGIDLPESRFLDAFLLYCALNDSPLFANNECGNATSNFLSVVKEGRRPGLQLQRQGQPVDMKEWATELLEQIAPLAALLDESHGITEHSQALDAQLAKVKDSSLTPSAQVLAAMAERKESFAQFSLHQSEVHAEYFRKEPLAAEEQARFETLARTSLAQQAELEQNEVGDFDVFVGSYQASILAISN; encoded by the coding sequence TTGAGCGAACTTCTCAACCGCCGCCTGGCCTTGCTCGGCAAGCGCGAACACCTCTCCCTGCTAGAGCAGTGCTTGCACGGCATCGAGCGCGAATGCCTACGCGTCACCGGTGAGGGTCGCCTGGCACAAACGCCGCACCCCGAAGCCTTGGGCGCCGCGCTGACCAACGAATTGATCACCACCGACTACTCGGAATCGCTGCTGGAGTTCATCACTCCCGCCCTGCCCAACCCGGCCGATACCCTGAGCAGCCTGGACAAGATCCATCGCTTTGCCTACAGCAAGCTCGGCAACGAGTACCTGTGGAGCCCTTCGATGCCGTGCCCGTTGCCGGCCGAAGAAGACATTCCGATTGCCTACTACGGCACCTCCAATATCGGCCAGCTCAAGTACGTGTACCGCAAGGGCCTGGCCCTGCGCTACGGCAAGACCATGCAGTGCATTGCCGGCATCCACTACAATTTTTCGCTGCCGGAAGAGTTGTGGCCGCTGCTCAAGGCGACTGAAGGTTTCGTCGGCACCGATCGCGACTACCAGTCCACAGCCTATATCGCGCTGATCCGTAACTTCCGCCGCTACAGCTGGCTTTTGATGTACCTGTTCGGTGCCTCACCGGCCCTGGACGCCGGTTTCCTGCGCGGTCGTTCGCACCAGTTGGAAGTGCTCGACGCCGACACGCTGTACCTGCCGTACGCCACCAGCCTGCGCATGAGCGACCTGGGTTACCAGAGCAACGCCCAGGCCGGCCTGACGCCGTGCTACAACGATTTGAGCAGCTACACCGACAGCCTGCGCGAAGCGGTGGCAACGCCCTACGCGCCATACGTCGAAGTCGGCACGCATAAGGACGGTGAGTGGGTTCAGCTCAACACCAACATCCTGCAGATCGAAAACGAGTACTACTCCAACATCCGCCCCAAGCGTGTGACTTATACCGGCGAGCGGCCGATCCAGGCGCTGATGGCGCGTGGCATCCAGTACATCGAAGTGCGTTGCCTGGACATCAACCCGTTCCTGCCGATGGGCATCGACCTGCCGGAGTCGCGTTTCCTCGACGCGTTCCTGCTGTATTGCGCACTGAACGACAGCCCGCTGTTCGCCAACAACGAGTGCGGCAACGCCACCTCCAACTTCCTCAGCGTGGTCAAGGAAGGCCGTCGCCCAGGCCTGCAATTGCAGCGTCAGGGCCAGCCTGTGGACATGAAGGAATGGGCCACCGAGTTGCTGGAGCAGATTGCGCCGTTGGCGGCGTTGCTGGATGAGAGCCACGGCATCACCGAGCACAGCCAGGCGCTGGACGCCCAACTGGCGAAGGTCAAGGATTCGTCCCTGACGCCGTCGGCCCAGGTGTTGGCGGCAATGGCCGAGCGCAAGGAGAGTTTTGCGCAGTTCTCCCTGCACCAGAGCGAGGTGCATGCCGAGTACTTCCGTAAAGAGCCGTTGGCGGCAGAAGAGCAGGCGCGTTTTGAAACGTTGGCGCGCACTTCGCTGGCGCAGCAGGCGGAGCTGGAACAGAACGAAGTCGGCGATTTTGATGTGTTTGTCGGGTCGTATCAGGCGAGCATTCTGGCGATCAGCAACTAG
- the mgrA gene encoding L-glyceraldehyde 3-phosphate reductase, with protein MTYIAAENRYESIPYRRVGRSGLVLPALSLGLWHNFGDSTPIDTQRALLRTAFDLGINHFDLANNYGPPYGSAEINFGRLLREDFKHYRDELIISSKAGWDMWPGPYGQGGGSRKYVLASLDQSLQRLGVDYVDIFYSHRFDADTPLEETASALATAVQQGKALYIGISSYSGVKTREMAALLQEWKVPLLIHQPAYNLLNRWVEKDLLDTTEELGAGVIAFTPLAQGLLTDKYLNGVPADARVNRPGGGSLQAKHLSDANIAHVRALNEIAKRRGQSLAQLALAWTLRDPRVTSALIGASRPEQIIENVGALKNLSFSAEELAEIDRFAQEGGINLWEKPSTAE; from the coding sequence ATGACGTACATTGCTGCCGAAAACCGCTATGAATCTATCCCTTATCGCCGCGTAGGCCGCAGTGGATTGGTGCTGCCTGCACTGTCCCTGGGGCTGTGGCACAACTTTGGCGACAGCACCCCGATCGACACCCAGCGCGCCTTGCTGCGTACCGCGTTCGACCTGGGGATCAACCACTTCGACCTGGCCAACAACTACGGCCCGCCCTACGGCAGCGCCGAGATCAACTTCGGCCGTTTGCTGCGCGAAGACTTCAAGCACTATCGCGATGAATTGATCATCTCCAGCAAAGCCGGCTGGGACATGTGGCCCGGCCCTTACGGCCAGGGCGGCGGTTCGCGCAAATACGTATTGGCGAGCCTGGACCAGAGCCTGCAACGCCTGGGCGTCGACTATGTGGATATTTTCTATTCCCACCGTTTCGACGCCGACACCCCGCTGGAAGAAACCGCCAGCGCCCTCGCCACGGCCGTGCAACAGGGCAAGGCGTTGTACATCGGTATCTCGTCGTATTCCGGCGTGAAAACCCGTGAGATGGCGGCGCTGCTTCAAGAATGGAAAGTGCCGCTGCTGATCCACCAACCGGCTTACAACCTGCTCAACCGCTGGGTGGAAAAAGACCTGCTGGACACCACCGAAGAACTCGGTGCCGGGGTGATTGCGTTCACGCCGCTGGCCCAGGGTTTGCTGACCGACAAGTACCTCAACGGCGTACCGGCTGATGCGCGGGTTAATCGTCCAGGGGGTGGTTCGCTGCAAGCCAAGCACCTGTCCGACGCCAACATCGCCCACGTGCGCGCGCTGAATGAAATCGCCAAGCGTCGCGGCCAGAGCCTGGCGCAACTGGCGTTGGCCTGGACCCTGCGTGACCCTCGGGTGACCAGTGCACTGATCGGCGCGAGCCGGCCGGAGCAAATCATCGAGAACGTCGGCGCGTTGAAGAACCTGAGCTTCAGTGCCGAAGAGCTGGCGGAGATTGACCGGTTTGCGCAGGAAGGTGGGATTAACTTGTGGGAAAAGCCATCCACCGCTGAGTAA
- the tauB gene encoding taurine ABC transporter ATP-binding subunit has product MALLQLERISAQYPGATEPVLSDISLDLGPQQLLVALGPSGSGKTSLLNLIAGFVEPSAGRITLDGVPVKGPSAERGVVFQDDALLPWQDVLANVGFGLELAGVPKAQREVRAKEMLALVDLAGFDNRRIWQLSGGQKQRVGLARALAADPRVLLMDEPFGALDAFTREQMQELLLQVWRRTAKPVFLITHDIEEAVFLATDLILLAPNPGQIVERLHLDFGQRYAAGESARAIKSDPRFIETREHVLGKVFSQRQVSA; this is encoded by the coding sequence ATGGCCTTGCTACAACTGGAGCGCATCAGCGCACAGTACCCAGGCGCCACAGAACCGGTACTGTCTGACATTTCACTCGACCTTGGGCCCCAGCAATTGCTGGTGGCCCTCGGCCCGTCCGGCAGTGGCAAGACCTCGCTGTTGAACCTGATTGCCGGTTTCGTCGAGCCTTCTGCCGGGCGCATCACCCTTGATGGCGTGCCGGTCAAAGGCCCGAGTGCCGAGCGTGGCGTGGTGTTCCAGGACGACGCCCTGCTGCCCTGGCAGGACGTGCTCGCCAACGTCGGTTTCGGCCTCGAGCTGGCTGGCGTACCCAAGGCGCAACGCGAAGTGCGCGCCAAGGAAATGCTCGCCCTGGTCGACCTGGCGGGATTTGACAACCGCCGCATCTGGCAACTGTCCGGTGGTCAGAAACAACGTGTGGGCCTGGCCCGCGCCCTGGCAGCCGACCCGCGCGTCTTGCTGATGGACGAGCCCTTCGGCGCCCTCGATGCCTTCACCCGCGAACAAATGCAGGAGCTGCTGCTGCAAGTCTGGCGGCGCACAGCCAAGCCGGTGTTCCTGATTACCCACGACATTGAAGAGGCGGTGTTCCTCGCCACCGATTTGATCCTGCTGGCGCCCAACCCGGGCCAAATCGTCGAGCGTCTGCACCTGGACTTCGGCCAGCGCTACGCCGCCGGTGAGTCGGCGCGGGCGATCAAGTCCGACCCGCGCTTTATCGAAACCCGTGAACACGTGCTGGGCAAAGTGTTCTCGCAACGGCAGGTGTCCGCATGA
- a CDS encoding Tex family protein, with amino-acid sequence MDSINSRIAEELGVRPQQVEAAVALLDEGSTVPFIARYRKEVTGSLDDTQLRHLEERLRYLRELDERRISILASIEEQGKLTPQLERDIKLADTKTRLEDLYLPYKQKRRTKGQIALEAGLGDLADGLFNDPSLTPETEAARFIDAEKGVADVKAALEGAKYILMERFAENAGLLEKLRTYLKQEATLSARVIAGKEEEGAKFRDYFEHDEPLKSMPSHRALAIFRGRNEGILSSALKVGDELPGTMHPCEGMIGQQFGIQNQNRPADKWLGEVVRWTWKVKLYTHLETDLLGELRDGAETEAINVFAHNLHDLLLAAPAGPRATLGLDPGLRTGCKVAVVDSTGKLLDHATVYPHVPHNKWDQTLAILAALCAKHSVDLIAIGNGTASRETDKLAAELIKKYPAMKMTKVMVSEAGASVYSASELASKEFPDLDVSIRGAVSIARRLQDPLAELVKIDPKSIGVGQYQHDVSQLKLARGLDAVVEDCVNKVGVDVNTASVALLARISGLNTTLAQNIVTHRDENGAFKTRAALKKVARLGEKTFEQAAGFLRVMNGDNPLDASAVHPEAYPLVQRIAAETDRDIRSLIGDAAFLKRLDPKKYTDETFGVPTITDILQELEKPGRDPRPEFKTAEFQDGVEDLKDLQLGMILEGVVTNVTNFGAFVDIGVHQDGLVHISALSEKFIKDPREAVKAGDVVKVKVMEVDIPRKRVGLSMRMSDTPGEKIDGARGARPGSAPRQSQNNAPRKETATAAPSNNAMASLFANAKQLKKR; translated from the coding sequence ATGGACAGCATCAACAGCCGCATCGCCGAGGAACTCGGTGTACGCCCACAACAGGTCGAAGCGGCCGTCGCTCTACTGGATGAGGGCTCCACGGTGCCCTTCATCGCCCGTTACCGTAAAGAAGTGACCGGCAGCCTCGACGACACCCAGTTGCGTCACCTGGAAGAGCGCCTGCGCTACCTGCGAGAACTCGACGAACGGCGTATCAGCATCCTCGCCAGCATCGAGGAACAAGGCAAGCTAACCCCGCAACTGGAACGCGACATCAAGCTCGCCGACACCAAAACGCGCCTCGAAGACCTTTACCTGCCGTACAAACAGAAGCGCCGCACCAAGGGCCAGATCGCCCTGGAAGCCGGCCTGGGCGACCTGGCCGACGGCCTGTTCAACGACCCGTCGCTGACCCCGGAAACCGAAGCCGCGCGCTTCATCGACGCAGAAAAAGGCGTCGCCGACGTCAAGGCTGCCCTCGAAGGCGCCAAGTACATCCTGATGGAGCGCTTCGCCGAGAACGCCGGCCTGCTGGAAAAACTGCGCACCTACCTCAAGCAGGAAGCCACCCTCAGCGCCCGCGTCATCGCCGGCAAAGAGGAAGAAGGCGCCAAGTTCCGCGACTATTTCGAACACGACGAACCGCTCAAGAGCATGCCGTCCCACCGTGCGCTGGCGATTTTCCGCGGCCGCAACGAAGGCATTCTCAGCTCCGCACTGAAAGTCGGTGACGAGCTGCCGGGCACCATGCACCCGTGCGAAGGCATGATCGGTCAACAATTCGGCATCCAGAATCAGAACCGTCCTGCGGATAAATGGCTCGGTGAAGTCGTGCGCTGGACCTGGAAGGTCAAGCTCTACACCCACCTCGAAACCGACCTGCTCGGCGAACTGCGCGACGGCGCCGAAACCGAGGCGATCAACGTTTTCGCCCACAACCTGCATGACCTGCTGCTGGCCGCCCCGGCCGGCCCGCGCGCAACCCTGGGCCTCGACCCCGGCCTGCGCACCGGCTGCAAGGTCGCGGTGGTCGACTCCACCGGCAAATTGCTCGACCACGCCACCGTGTACCCACACGTGCCGCACAACAAGTGGGATCAGACCCTGGCCATCCTGGCTGCCCTGTGCGCCAAGCACTCGGTGGACCTGATCGCCATCGGCAACGGCACCGCCAGCCGTGAAACCGACAAGTTGGCCGCCGAGCTGATCAAAAAATACCCAGCCATGAAGATGACCAAGGTGATGGTCTCCGAGGCCGGCGCGTCGGTGTATTCGGCGTCGGAACTGGCTTCCAAGGAATTCCCGGACCTCGACGTGTCGATCCGTGGCGCCGTCTCCATCGCCCGTCGCCTGCAGGATCCGCTGGCCGAGCTGGTGAAGATCGACCCTAAATCCATCGGCGTCGGCCAGTACCAGCACGACGTGTCGCAGCTGAAACTGGCGCGCGGCCTGGACGCGGTGGTGGAAGACTGCGTGAACAAGGTCGGCGTGGACGTGAACACCGCCTCGGTGGCACTGCTGGCCCGTATCTCCGGCCTGAACACCACACTGGCGCAGAACATCGTCACTCACCGTGACGAAAACGGCGCGTTCAAAACCCGCGCGGCGCTGAAAAAAGTCGCTCGTCTGGGTGAAAAAACCTTTGAACAGGCCGCCGGCTTCCTGCGCGTGATGAACGGCGACAACCCGCTGGACGCCTCGGCGGTTCACCCGGAAGCCTACCCGCTGGTGCAACGCATTGCCGCCGAGACCGACCGCGATATCCGCTCGCTGATCGGCGACGCCGCGTTCCTCAAGCGCCTGGACCCTAAGAAGTACACCGACGAAACCTTCGGTGTGCCGACCATCACCGACATCCTGCAAGAGCTGGAAAAACCTGGCCGCGACCCGCGTCCCGAGTTCAAGACCGCCGAGTTCCAGGACGGCGTCGAAGACCTCAAGGACCTGCAGTTGGGCATGATCCTCGAAGGCGTGGTCACCAACGTGACCAACTTCGGCGCCTTTGTGGACATCGGCGTGCATCAGGACGGTTTGGTGCATATCTCTGCGCTTTCGGAGAAGTTCATCAAAGACCCACGCGAAGCGGTGAAAGCCGGTGATGTGGTCAAGGTCAAAGTGATGGAAGTTGATATCCCGCGCAAACGCGTGGGCCTGTCGATGCGCATGAGCGACACCCCCGGCGAGAAAATCGACGGTGCCCGTGGCGCACGCCCAGGTTCGGCGCCGCGTCAGTCGCAAAACAACGCGCCACGCAAAGAAACCGCCACCGCAGCGCCGAGCAACAACGCCATGGCGTCGCTGTTTGCCAATGCCAAACAGTTGAAGAAACGTTGA
- the tauA gene encoding taurine ABC transporter substrate-binding protein codes for MKLLTPLRLLAALSLAGASLFAQAADVTIAYQTTVDPAKVAQADGAYEKATNAKIDWRKFDNGADIIAAIASGDVQIGYLGSSPLTAAVTRKVPVETFLVATQIGGAEALVARNGSGINSPQDLIGKKIAVPFVSTGHYSLLAALKHWNIDPSKVTILNLAPPAIIAAWKRGDIDATYVWDPALGVAKENGKVLITSGELAKFGAPTFDAWIVRKDFAEKHPEIVTAFAKVTLDAYAAYRKDPQAWLADKGNVDKLVKLSGAKASDIPLLLQGNVYPLAADQVTLLGAPTTKAVTDTAAFLKEQGKVDAVLPDYAPYVSAKFITN; via the coding sequence TTGAAACTGTTAACCCCTCTGCGCCTCTTGGCCGCATTGTCCCTGGCCGGTGCCAGCCTGTTTGCCCAGGCGGCGGATGTAACCATCGCTTACCAGACCACCGTGGACCCGGCGAAAGTCGCCCAGGCCGACGGCGCATACGAAAAAGCCACCAACGCCAAAATCGACTGGCGCAAATTCGACAATGGCGCCGACATCATCGCCGCCATCGCCTCCGGTGATGTGCAGATCGGCTACCTCGGCTCCAGCCCCCTGACCGCAGCCGTGACCCGCAAAGTTCCGGTGGAAACCTTCCTCGTCGCCACCCAGATCGGCGGCGCCGAAGCCCTGGTGGCGCGCAACGGTTCGGGGATCAACAGCCCGCAGGACCTGATCGGCAAAAAGATCGCCGTGCCGTTCGTGTCCACCGGCCACTACAGCCTGCTGGCCGCGCTCAAGCACTGGAACATCGACCCGTCGAAAGTGACCATCCTCAACCTCGCGCCACCGGCCATCATCGCCGCCTGGAAACGCGGTGATATCGACGCCACCTACGTGTGGGACCCAGCCCTGGGCGTGGCCAAGGAAAACGGCAAGGTGCTGATCACCTCCGGCGAGCTGGCCAAGTTCGGCGCGCCGACCTTCGACGCCTGGATCGTGCGCAAAGACTTCGCCGAGAAACACCCGGAAATCGTCACCGCCTTCGCCAAAGTCACGCTGGATGCCTACGCCGCGTACCGCAAAGACCCACAAGCCTGGCTCGCCGACAAAGGCAACGTCGACAAACTGGTGAAACTCTCCGGCGCCAAGGCCAGTGACATCCCACTGCTGCTGCAAGGCAACGTCTACCCGCTGGCCGCTGACCAAGTGACCCTGCTGGGCGCACCGACCACCAAGGCAGTGACTGACACCGCCGCGTTCCTCAAGGAACAAGGCAAGGTCGACGCTGTGCTGCCGGACTACGCCCCTTACGTCAGCGCCAAGTTCATCACCAACTGA
- the tauD gene encoding taurine dioxygenase, with protein MSSLTVTPISTALGALISGVDITRPLNPEERDAIEHALLEHSVLFFRGQAITPQQQARFAANFGDLHIHPIYPNVPEQPEVLILDTAVTDVRDNAVWHTDVTFLPTPALGAVLSAKLLPAFGGDTLWASGIAAYEALSEPFKRLLDGLTATHDFTKSFPLERFGNTAEDLARWEETRKKNPPLSHPVVRTHPVSGRKSLFVSDGFTTKINELEPAESEAILKLLFAHATRPEFTIRWRWQEHDVAFWDNRVTQHYAVDDYRPQRRVMHRATILGDVPF; from the coding sequence ATGAGCAGCCTGACCGTTACCCCGATAAGCACCGCCCTGGGCGCCCTGATCAGCGGTGTCGATATCACCCGGCCGCTGAACCCCGAAGAACGTGACGCCATCGAGCACGCGCTGCTCGAGCACTCGGTGCTGTTCTTCAGAGGCCAAGCCATCACCCCGCAGCAACAGGCGCGGTTCGCGGCGAACTTTGGTGACCTGCACATTCACCCGATTTACCCCAATGTGCCGGAACAGCCTGAAGTGCTGATCCTCGACACCGCCGTGACCGACGTGCGCGACAACGCGGTATGGCACACCGACGTGACCTTCCTGCCCACTCCCGCCCTCGGCGCGGTGCTCAGCGCCAAGCTGCTGCCGGCGTTTGGTGGCGACACGTTGTGGGCCAGCGGCATTGCGGCGTATGAAGCGCTGTCAGAGCCATTCAAGCGCTTGCTTGATGGCTTGACGGCGACTCACGATTTCACCAAATCCTTCCCGCTGGAGCGCTTTGGCAACACTGCCGAAGACTTGGCGCGCTGGGAAGAAACCCGCAAGAAAAACCCGCCGCTGTCGCACCCGGTGGTGCGTACGCATCCGGTGAGCGGGCGCAAATCGCTGTTTGTCAGTGATGGGTTTACGACGAAAATCAATGAGCTGGAACCGGCCGAAAGCGAAGCCATCCTCAAGCTGTTGTTTGCTCACGCGACTCGGCCGGAATTCACCATCCGCTGGCGCTGGCAGGAGCATGACGTAGCGTTCTGGGATAACCGCGTGACGCAGCATTACGCGGTGGATGACTACCGACCGCAACGCCGCGTGATGCATCGCGCCACGATCCTGGGCGACGTGCCTTTTTAG